The DNA segment CGGAGATTCCATGAAGCGATTTTAGCAACCAACGACAAGGGCGGAGAGGGGGGCGGAGGGGGGGAGACACGGAGACACGGAGACACGGAGACACGGAGACACGGAGACACGGAGACACGGAGACACGGAGACACGGAGACACGGAGTGAAGGAGTGAAGGAGTGAAGGAGTGAAGGAGTGAAGGAGTGAAGGAGTGAAGGAGAACGCGGTCCTCCAGCTCCCAGCTCCCAGCTCCCAGCTCCCAGCTCCCAGCTCCCAACTCCCAACTCCCAACTCCCAACTCCCAACTCCCAACTCCCAACTCCTTGTCTCCCAAACTCAATGCCGAAGTGTCCAGGACTCCTGCCCATACCTCTCCTCGGTCAACTTCCTGATTCGCTCTTCCAGTGTGCTGGGTAGCGGTTCGTGGTCTTTGCACAGGGGCTCTTGGGCTTCGAATTCTTTTGCTAGGTGCGTTCGTAGTGAGTTGGCGTTGGCTGGGACGTTGGTGATGAAATCTCGGTGGGAGCGCTCTTGGCGGTAGGTTGGCTGCCGTGGCGCCGTTGCTAGACACTCCGCGATCAGGCCTAGGTCGCTCGCCAGCAGGATGGTGCCGTGATACAGCACATGGTGACGCGTGATGCGTAGGCTGTTCCCTGAAAACTTGCGATTCTGGTAGGTCAGATCGCAGATGCCTTGGAACTGCAATGCCTCCTTTTGGTCCGAATCTACCGATTTTTGAACTCCAGCGAGGACCCGCTGCATAACATGGGAGTGCAGGTGGTTCAGTTGCCGTAGGTGTGGGTTCGGTCGCAGGTCGATCACCAAGCTGTACATCAAACAGCCCGGGCCCCCCATAACGGTTGCCCCTCCACTGCAGCGGCGGAGGATCGGGATTTGCTGCGAACGGCAGTGCTCCAGCTGAACCTCTTCCGTCGCCTTTGAGCCTCGCCCGACGACGACCGTTGGACTGGCGAACTGCCATAACCGGAGCACCGGAGGGATCTCGTCCGCCTCGGCAGCTAGTAATAAGGCCTCGTCCAACGCCAGGTTGGACGCCGGCGAATCGAGGGAGCGTTCCAGCAGTTGTGGCATCGTAGGCGTCAAACGGGGCAGGAAATGGTTGCTTTCTCGCAACGTCTGTTGCAAAAACGCAACGGTTGTAGCGATGAATAAACAGTTCAGGAAAGATAGTGAAAGGTTGTTAGGGGGGCGGTTGCGAAAGTGCCCTTTTTCCCAGGAATTTTATCAATTTAGCTAAAGCATTGAAGCTACATTAGTTGAGACGCGTGGTAAGCGTTAGTGGCATTTGCACATTCGCTTGCTCGTAACCAAAATAGAACAGCTCGTCAGAGGTAGGAAACCTTCATGCGAAATCTTTTGATTTCCTTTTCCCTCGGACGTGCTGATGATTCAGACCATCAAGATGATTTCCTTTTCGATTCAGATGATGAAGCACGTAACCGTGAGGCAGGATATGGAAAAAAGTAGTCACTACCGACAGCTGCTTGGAACCGCCGCGCTGCTGGCAAGCGTTTCCGGCGGCGAATTGCTCGCTCAGGACGCATGCTGCTTTCAGCCTGCTTACCAGTTGAAGTGCGAAACCGTGATGGAGCCACAAACGGTGGCTCGGTTCCGGCTGGAGTACGAAACCGAAATGGAAGAGAAGGAGATCGTCTCCTATCGGCCCGTGTTGAAGACTCGCGTCGAACAGCAGACGCATCGAGTCGCTCGCCCGGTCACCAAGACGACCTATCGCGAGGAACGCTACTTCGTTCAACGCCCGGTCTTGGAAACCAGTTACCGCGACGAAACGGTCACGCAAACCCGTTATGTCACCGAGACCGCCGAACGGGAAGAACAGGTCACCAGTTATCGACCGATCACCGAAACGCAGTACCGTGACCAGTCCTACACCGTCCAGCGCCCGGTCACCGAAACGCAGTACCGCGATCAGTCCTACACCGTCCAACGCCCCGTCGTTGAAACGCAGATGCAGACCCAGCAGTACACCGCGCTCCGCCCGGTGACTTCTTATCGTCCGCAGACCGTCGATGCTGGCGGTTATGTCGCTCAGCAAGTCGTCCAGCCCGGTTCCGTTCAATACGGAATGCAGTGGGCTCCAGGGACCGGTTACACACCCGGCCCGTTTGGGATCTTCGCTCGACGAAATCCAGGCGGCCCCGTTTGGACGCCTCAGGTCACTCCGCCAACCGTCCAGACGCAGTTGGCTTATCGGCCTAACTTCATCACTCAGCAAGTGCCGCAGACCACGTACGTTCCTGAAGTCGTTCAGCAACAGGTGCCCGTTCAAGTCCAACGCATGCAGACCGAAATCGTTTCACAGAAAGTTCCTGTGGCGGTGACGCGAATGCAGACCGAAGTCGTGAACCAAAAGATTCCTGTTCAGATCACCCGGTACGAACCGGTCACCGAAGTTCGCAAGATTCCTTACCAGGTTCAGCGTCCTGTCACCGAAACAACCACTCGCAAGGTTCCCGAGCAAAAGTATCGCTGGGTAACTGAAGAGAAGGTTCGCAAGGTGCCCGTGACGACGACCGAAATGGTCTACGAAACATCTAGCAAGCCGGTTGAAGTTCAGTACTACGAGAACGAACGAACCGTCCAGCGAATTCAGGTCCCTCGCACCAAGCAGGTTTGGAAACGCGTCGAAGAACAACGCATGGTCCCTCGCCAAGTCGTGCAGCGGATTCCATACGGATATGTCGATCCATTTAGTGCTTCGATCGTGCATGGCTACTCATCGTTTGATGATTCCGTCAGCTCATCGATGATCGTCAATCCTCCCCCACCGCTACCCGTGCCGGATCCAAGTGCCAGTACAGGGGACGCTAGTTCGATGAAGCCGGAAACCAAACTGAAGGCTGTTGAAGTGAATCCAAGCGGTTCAGAAGACAGCCCAAGCGATGCCAATGATTCCATTTTTGGCGAAGAAGGGCCCAGCACTCCTTTGGATGAAGCTGGCGACGGAGAGATGGATCTTGGTTCGCCAGGGGGATCCGCTGCCGATCCTAGCGACGAAGACGAAGTCGAAGTCCCATCGTTGGGTTCGCCTGCCGTTCATCGGATTCGCTTATTTCGAGCCGATTCTCAGCCTCGCGAAGCCTAATCGGATCATGGTTCGCAGGCGTCCGAAAACGCTTGCATGTTGCATGATTCTCATTCTTTCGTAACACTGCCAAAGGGCTTGTGAACGACGTCTAAAATTTCTAGACGTCTGCCACAAGCCCTTTGTTCTTTTTGACGTTACTGTTTGCGAGTTTCCGATGACCAACGAATCAGAATTGCCGATCGAAATCGATGTCCAGGAAGTCCAGCGGCTCCGCGATGCAGGCGAAGCTTTCCTGTTGCTGGATGTCCGCGAACAGGATGAGTACGCAACGGCTAGGATCGAAGGGGCCGTCCTGCTGCCGCTAAGCGAACTGCAAGAGCGAGCCAAGGAATTGCAGGAACGCCAGGCCGAGCGTGTCATCGTCCACTGTCACCACGGCGGCCGAAGCCTGCGAGTCGTTTCGGTGCTGCGTCAAAGCGGTTTCAAGCAAGCACAAAACATGACTGGCGGCATCGAGCAATGGAGCCAAGAAATCGACTCCACCGTCCCACGCTACTAGCTGCCGCATTGTCGCCTTTCGCGCCGCGAACATCAATTGTTTTGAAGTGATTTTTAGCGGAACGGCGCGAGCCGTCCGGCCTCGCGTCGTCGGACCATTCTCACCGTTTCGCGACAATTGAGACCGCGCAGGGGTACAATCGGCGTTCCCCGCGAAAGTGGCGTCTTCAGTAGCATACCTGCCAGCCAGCCAAGCCGATCCTGGCAGCCCCTAAGCCTATAAACGCGACGTCAAACCCCACTTCTGGGCATGCTCCGGCGGGTTCATAACCGGCAGCTACCCGCCGCAAGACTGTCGTCCTTTCCCCAAAAAACGCAACGCATCCAAGCCCATGGCCCAGAAGAAGCCCAAATTCTACGTCGTCTGGCAAGGCCGGTCCCCGGGCGTCTATGCGACTTGGGATGCATGTCAGAATCAGATCAGTGGTTTTTCCGGGGCCAAGTACAAATCTTTTCCATCCCGTTCGGCCGCCGAAACCGCATTCAAGCAGGCAGCCGACCAGCACTGGGGTAAAGGCGGATCAAGTCGGTCCAAGAAATCGACCCCGGTCGTCGATTCGGACGATCTGGAGGGGATGGGGGTCGACATGACGGCCTGGGCCGTCGACGCCGCCTGCAAGGGGAATCCGGGCGAGCTGGAATACCAGGGCGTCGATTTGGCTTCGGGAATCAACCTGTTTCACAAAGGGCCCTACGAAGAGGGGACGGTGAATATCGGCGAATTCCTAGCGATTGTGCATGCTTTGGCGCTCCTGGATCACGCGGGGCACTCGCACACCGCCATTTACTCCGATTCGCGGATCGGGATCAGCTGGGTCAAGCAGAAGAAGTGCAAAACCAAGCTGCCCCGGTCGCCAATCAATGCGGGGTTGTTTCGGTTGGTTGATCGAGCCGAAAAGTGGTTGGAATCGCACAAATTTCAAAACCGGATATTGAAATGGGAAACCAAGCACTGGGGAGAAATCCCCGCCGATTTCGGCCGCAAGTAAGTCTCCCCTGCCCTACTTGTCAAACTTTCCAACGATGATTAACTTTTCAGGCTAACCTGCGGATGTGGCGGAATTGGCAGACGCGCTAGATTCAGGTTCTAGTGCCCGCAAGGGCGTGGAGGTTCAAGTCCTCTCATCCGCACTAGTCTTTTAAAGGGTTCAGCGTAATATTCGTTGAACCCTTTTTCTTTGGGTTCCCAGAAAAGCGACCAAAACGCGACCAGCGTGGAGGTCGCGTGTCTTTAGCAGGGGAGCCACCTCATGGCAGGTTTGGAAGTCCGAAATGGCCGTTATAACCTCATCCTTCGGTTCGGCGGCAAACGCTTCGTGCGGTCGCTGAAAACCAGCGACGAAGACGAAGCGACGTCGAAAAGGCTCCGTGTCGAGGAGAACATCAAATTGGTCGAATCGGGCCGCTTGACGATTCCAGACAATTCGGACGTCGTCACGTTTCTGCTGTCCGACGGAAAGCTAGACAGAAAGCCCGTCGTAAAAGGATCGTTGACCATTCCGCAGCTGTTCAAAGAGTTTTGGGAGGCCCTGCCAGTCGACAGCCTCGAAGGTTCGACGATGGACATGATGAAAATCCATCAGCGTCACGTCGAAAGCGTCCTCGGTAGGCGGTTGATCGCTCAGGACCTCACTCACGACGATTTGCAGAAGTACGTCACGAAACGTGCTGCAGTAAAGACTTACAAAGGGACGACGATCAGCGGGGGCACGATCAAGAAGGAAATCGTTACGTTCAACTCGGTCTGGCGATGGGGCGTTAATACCGGCAAGTTGCACGGCGAATTTCCCAAAAGCAACCTCCGCTACCCAAAATCCAAAGAACTGCCCGTCTTTCAGACTTGGCAAGAAATCGAACGCCAAGTAGCGGCGGGAGCGTCAGCCGGGATCTGGGACGCCCTCTATCTGAGTCTGGACGAAATCACCCATTTGCTGGACCACGTTAAAGAAATCGCAAATCTGCCATTTCTCTATCCGATGTTCACATTCGCCGCATACACGGGCGCTCGCCGCTCGGAACTGCTACGGTCGCAACTGTCGGACATCAATCTGCAAGGCGGGGTCATCACTATTCGAGAGAAGAAGCGAGTAAAGGGCAAGACGAGTACTCGCCGCGTGCCGCTCGCCACGCCTCTCAAAGCGGTATTAACCAATTGGTTAAGCGAGCACCCTGGTTCTCCGTTTACATTCTGTCATCCCGACCCGATCCTGGGGTCACACCGCAAAACTCGAGACGATGAGAACCAACTAACCAGAGACCAGGCGTCTCACCACTTCAAGCAGGTATTGCAGAATAGCCCTTGGTCGGTGATCAAAGGCTGGCACTGTCTCCGTCACAGCTTCATTTCAAACTGTGCCAGCAAAGGGATTGACCAACGCATGATCGACGAATGGGTTGGGCACAGCACAGAAGCCATGCGTCGCCGCTACCGGCATTTATTCCCCGCAAGTCAAAGCCAAGCCATGAAATCCCTGTTCGCTTGAATCGACGTCATAGTTTGGCATCTTACGTGCCAATAGGCGTAGGGTATCGTGTAGCGTGGCGATTGTAGCGAAAAAGAGGAAACTGACATTGCCTGTCGACCGCATTCTGAGCAATCCGAATGAATTGCACTTACCGGCAAGAGGCAAGGCTCCGGTGTCGGCCACGAATGGCACGTAGATTATTCCTAAGCCCTTTTTGGGAAACGATATATACGAAAAGAGCCTCACTTGCTTAGATGGAGTTACCACACACCCATCACCGGCAAGGAGGCCATGAACGTGAGCAGTTTGAACAATGCACGGTTTCGGCGACAGATCAGTTTTTTAAGGCGACAATTCTTACAGGACGGAGAATCTGCGTTCGCGAATATTCTCGCTGACAGTTGCATCGCTGAAGCTTTGAGAGCGAATGACGTCCAGTGGAGGGATCGAATCTTCTCACCAATGGTGACGCTTTGGGTATTCTTGATTCAGGTTCTTAGCGCGGATCACTCTTGCCGCGCTGCGGTTGCTCGATTGGTTGCTCACCGCGTTTCACAGGGAAAGCCTTCGTGCTCTGCTGAAACTGGTGCCTATTGCCAAGCGAGAAAACGGATTCCGGAGAAGTTCTTCGCGGACGTTGTCAGGAAGACAGGACATGCAACGGTGGAGGCCGCTGACACCGCATGGCGATGGAAAGAACGCCGAGTCCTAATGTTCGATGGAACGACCGTGACCATGCCCGATACAGCAGAAAACCAAAGCGATTATCCACAGAACTCCGCGCAAAAGCCAGGCCTTGGGTTTCCCATCGCACGCATCGCCGCTCTGCTCTCGCTTTCCTGCGGAGCTGTTCTGGATCTGCGGATTTGCAAATATGCGGGCAAGGGTCAAAGTGAACTAGGGATGCTACGACAGTTGATGGGTGTCTTTAGCAAAGGTGATGTCTTACTCGCGGATCGACTCATGTGTTCTTGGCGAGAAATAGCCATGCTCAAAGCAAGGAGTGTTGACTCTGTGACTCGCCTTTCGGCAAAGCGAACTGCGGACTTCCGCTGCGGCAGACGCATTGGCAAGGATGACCACATCGTTAGATGGCCCAAACCTGTGCTCCGTGCAACCGATCCAGAGACAGATTGTTCGCTTCCGGATTTCTTGGAGATTCGTGAAACGCGTGTGCGTGTTGAGCAGGCGGGTTTCTGCACGGTTTGCATCATCATCGTGACAACGTTGCTAGATTCCGATGAAATCACCAAAGATGGAACAACGAACTGGATCTAAGATCCTTAAAAGAAACCATGCAGATGGATGAATTGCGATGCAAAACACCAGAACTGGTGCGTAAAGAGATCTGGACGCACGTTCTGGCGTACAACTTAATTCGAGCAGCGATCGCACAGGCCGCCGTCGCACACCGAATTGAACCGAGATCAATCAGTTTTAAAGGAGCCATTCAAGCAATCGAAGCATTTCGCCCTCTGATCGCATTTCAAGGTCACCAGACCGCAAAACAACTTTCGACGATTTACAGTCATATCCTTAACGCTCTCGTCGTGCATCGGGTCGCGGACCGGCCAGACAGATTCGAGCCGCGGAGAAGGAAACGGCGAAACGACAGATATGATCTGTTAACAAAGCCAAGAGACGCAATGAAACGCGAAATCCAGAAACAACTCATACGTAACTAAGTGCCATTCGTGTCGGCCACCGGAGCAAGTTGGCAAGGCATGAGAACGCGCGTCAGTGTGATTCAATGCAGAAGATCGCAATTACGTCGCGATGCTTCAGGCAAATGCCCCGTTTGCTTCCTCCCCTTTGTGCAGCAAAACCACATCAAAGGTTTGCCGGCCGGCCCGCGCATCTTTCCAATTCGTCCACCTATATTCAATATTTGGGGTCGCATGGATCGCAGTGTTTCGGGACTCCCCTCTGTCCAAGGCTTCGTTCTTGCTCCACCGTCGTGACACCTTGTCGCCATCCGCTCATGCTTAGCGGCATTTTCGCCAATCGCTTTCTCAGGCATTATCGCCTACGGTCGCTGCGACGTGACACTTAGGATTGCGTTGGAAGCGAATGGAGACTCATTTGCCGCGGCATCTTGGAACATTGACCGAAATATCGGAGGCGTGGAGACGTCTTTCCATTCGGCAATGGTGTTAGCGCCGACGGTGTTAACCCACCTTTGCTAAAGTGACGTTTGCGTTACTGTCAGTTTGGCCCTAGGCCAACCACCGATGACGAAAATCACGGCAATTGACAAATCATCTTGTTTGGCCTTTGATATGCAGACTCCCCATCCAGCCATCAGAAAACCAACGCTGATGCTCGCCGAAAACGGATTTTGATTGACCTAACGTGTCAACCAAACAATGGAAACTTCTGAAATGAATCTAAACGGCCAACCAGAACAACAAACCACGAAACCTTTGCGGGTATTGAGCCTAGATGGTGGCGGGATGCGTGGAATCTATTCAGCTGCGTACTTATCGCGATTGAACGATCGTTTTGCACAGGTACACAAAACATCCAAACTCATTGACTTGGGCAAGCGTTTTGACTTGATAGTGGGCACCAGTACCGGCGCGCTAATCGGTTGTGGTTTGGCGAAAGGCGTTCCCTTGAGTGAGATCGTTGCTCTGTACCGAAACAACGGAAGCAATATTTTTCGTCGGTCAATTCCTAAAACGATGTTCGGCGTTCCTCTGGACATTTTGAAACGCGGTAAAGCCCTAGCCGTGGGCGAAAAATCGCTGCGAGAGGCGTTGCAACTCTGCCTCGGCAATACGACTCTTGCGGAGATATATCGTGACCGAAATATTGCGATGGCGATTCCTGCGGTAGAAATGGGCCGCCACGGTTCTTGGGTCTTTAAGACAGCGCACCTAAATGGTTCAAATCATCGCGATGATGACTACTCGCTCGTTGATGTCTGCATGGCAACCAGTGCAGCCCCTCTCTACCGATCGCTAGCCCGCATTCCAGTACCAGACTCAGGTCAAACTCGTGCATACAACTATTTTGCTGATGGTGGCCTTTGGGCGAATAACCCGGTGCTTGTCGGACTAATCGACTCGCTTGGCATGGCATCCGAGGGACAAGAAATCCAAATCTATAGTTTGGGGACATGCTCAAGACCAACTGGCGAGAATCTGCGCCCGTCGGATGTGAATCGAGGCCTAGTTGGCTGGCGGTTCGGTGCTGATGCTGCCGCTTTGTCGATCGACGCACAGGAAATGGCGTACGACTACATGGCAAGGATGTTGACTAAGCACGTAAAGAATACGTGCACTATCGTCCGTTTTCCATTCGACGATGTGCCCGCCCACATGATGGACTATTTGGGACTCGATGACACGCGTGAAGAGTCAATGGATGAACTCGTTCGACAAGCGCACTCAGATGCGGATTTCACTAACAGTAAGTGTGCAAAGCCGGAGGACACAGACGGACGGCTGATCGCTTCACTATTTAAACCAGAAGAATAGATTACTTGCGAGGAAACTAAATGTTTGATTGTTCAAAAGACGTTATCGCGTACCACAAAGACGATGTCACGCTGCGTCAAAGTGACTGCGACAGCATGCGACAGCGCAGGAATTCTAACCAGGCTCGGTTGGCAAATGGACTAAAGAAGAACGACGACCCAGCTCCGTTGGAGCACGTCACACAGGGATCATACGAAATGAAAACGATGGTCCAACACCCGGATAACGACTACGACATTGATGACGGTGTCTACTTCGAAAAGGATGGCTTGGTCGGGAAGCAGGGCGGAGACAAATCCGCTCTCGATACACGGAAGATGATTCGTGACGCCGTTGATGACGGAAGCTTCAAGACACCACCAGAAGTCAAGACGAATTGCGTGCGAGTTCAGTACGACACCGGTTACCACGTTGACCTGCCAGCCTATCGGCGTGTAACTGAAACGGACATCTTCGGTAACGAGACTACCTACAACGAACTAGCAAGCTCATCCTGGATGCGATCGGATGCTCGAGATGTAACGAGCTGGTTTAATAGACTGAACCAAGAACTAAGCCCAGATACAACGAACGGTCGCCAAGTTCGCCGAGTTGTTCGTCTGATTAAGAAATACTCCAAGAGTCGCTCCAGTTGGGAGTCAAAAAACCTCAGCGGTTTCGGAATTACAAAACTGGTTACCGAGTGCTATCGAGCGAACGAAAATCGGGAAGATATGGCTCTCCATGACACGATGGAAGCGATTCGGGACCGGCTAAACGGCAACCTCGTTGTTGACCATCCTGTCACGCCGGACGCGACGATCACAACCGGTGACGAAGACCCTAAGGCAATTTTTTTGCGTGAGAAACTCTCTGAAGCGATCAAGAATTTGGAGCCGTTATTTGAGTTCGGCTGTACTCGGGAAAAGGCTTTGAAATGTTGGGACAAAGTATTCGCGACGAAATACTTCACTGATCGTGATGCAAACGCCAAGAAGAGCGAAAGTTCTGCAAAGTCAATGAATGCAGTGAGTCCATTCGGCGTGTTTTCGGAATCACGACGAGAGGAAATTGAGGAAAACCCTGTCCAAAAGCAGGGTGGTGGTAGGTTCGGCACGAGCCATGAATGCTAAGAACTCAATAGCGGAGCTTGCCCGTTGGATAGACGCTCTCCCCAATACGAGAAGACTTGCCGGCCATGAATTGCACAACTATCGCAAGCAATTTGTTGACGGTTGGCGCATTGACCTGAATCTCGCGGAGAACGTGTCCATCAATTTGTTGATTACTGCTCAGTTTCCGTTTGTCTCACCGAAGATTGCGCTGATTGATCGAACCAAGTTCTTGTCTTGGCCGCACGTCGAGAAGGACGGCTGCCTATGCGTCTTTCCTCCCAATACCAATGTTGACCCGTATCGCCCAGTCGAAGTTGCCAAATCTCTAGTAGCTGAAACCGAGGCCCTATTGCAGTGTCTTCTCGACGGCAATTTGGATGATGATTTCAATAGAGAATTTGATTCGTACTGGCTGCTATCGTCAGACGACTTACGCCATCAGTTTTTTTCGATACTTCCGGACGGATGCGATTCGCAGAAAGTCGCCGTTTGGAGTTCAAGTAAATTTCGCATAATTGGTGCCGACGAAAAGTCTGTACTTTGCTGGCTAAAGAACCGTCTTCAGAAAGACTACGACAGAACTGACACCGGCTTTTTGGTCAAATTGTCGAAACCGCTCTCGCCAGAGGAATACCCAGACTGCACGGAGGCTCTACTGGCATTGATCTCGGAAGATGCACCCAACTTTTTGGAATCGATATCGGATCACATCGCAAAGTCTTTTCAACCATTGACGATCATCTTGGCAATCAGCGCCACAAACGGGACCAACTATGGTGTCGTGGAGCTGTGCCGCTTATTAAGAGCCAACGAGAAGGTCAGCAAGTGTGGCCGATCGAACCGCGTTAGCGTTAATGGTTTTCGCGATGGAAAGGCTCCGCTGAGCGTTCAACTTAGTCAGCAAACAAAATACACCAAAGTTGTTCGGTCACCACTAGAACGAGCGGATGCGGAGTGGGCACTTGGCGGTCGCGGCCACGATCCGCGGTTTGCGGTGCTACAGAAGCAGCGAGTCGCGATCGTCGGCCTTGGATCCTTTGGTTCCTTTCTTACCGACAACCTAATCCAGGCCGGGCTTGGGCAAGTTGCGATGTTTGATGGAGACCTAATGCGATGGGAGAACACGGGCCGACACCTTCTCGGTGGCGACACAGTAGGACAGAACAAGACGGACGCACTAAAGCGGCGGTTTGAAACCAACTATCCGACAATTGTTAGTTGTGAGTCTAACCCGGTCGATTGGCAGCAAAGGATTGAGACTGCTGAGTCACTAGATGGGTTCGATTTAGTGATTTCGACCACCGGCTCATGGAAAGCTGAGTGTATGCTCAATGACCTTCATGAATGCTCCGGGAAGCGAACACCGATTGTATATGCCTGGCTCGAGCCGTTCGCCGCAGCTGGACATGCTGTCGCAATAATGGAGCGAAGTGGATGTCTTCAATGTGGATTTACTGGTGCAGGTCAGTTTTCTCGGCGCGTATTCGATTGGCCAGCTGCACCGACGACCATGGTTTCGCAAGCGGGGTGCGGGAACGAGTTTCAACCTTACGGCATAACCGACTCGCTTCACTCAATCGCAATGGCAGTTGATCTATCGGTTGAATGTCTTCTCGGTCAGCTAACCGCATCGACACATCGTGTTTGGATCAACAAGGATCGAAAAATCGATCCGATTCAGCGAGGTTGGTCTGTTGCATGGCAAACAGTCCCCAACTTTGATACGCGTGAAGAAGTAGTCTCCGAGTTTCCGTGGTCCGCTCGCCCGGATTGTCAGCGATGCAGTTAGACCAACCAATCAGATATGCAATTGCAAATAGCGACCAATGTATTGTTGTGGAGACTCAAGTCTTGGAAGTATTTGACGACTATCGACAGGACCGCTGCTGGAAGCGCGAAGCAGGTGGGCAGCTATTTGCCAAGCTTACCAATGATGAAATTGTGCTCAAAATTGCGACTTCACCTACGCGGAAGGACATTCGCCGCCGCTTTCAATTCATTCCATTTCTGAAAAACCAACAGGAAGAAATCAACTCGCAATTTGAGTCAGGCCTGTTTTTCGTTGGTGACTGGCATACACATCCGCAAACGGTGCCGGAAATGTCACCAGAAGACCGAGAAAGCATGGCAGACTGTTTCGTGAAATCGAGTCACGGCTTGGACGCTTTTCTCATGGTAATCGTCGGTACGAGACCATTTCCCGAAGGCCTGTCAGTCTCAATTCATCGTGAAAGAGATTTTGCAAAGGCAACTTTAGTGAGCTAAACCTTTCAATTTGATAGGTGATCCTGCTAGTAACTCGGCGGTCTTCGCGTATGAGCGACGGCGATGATTCGTTCGTTGCGAACCATGTAGGGCATGAGGTGCTTTTCCTCAGAGATTCTGAATTTTATCACCGCAGACAGAAGGGCCACGAAGCCCTGCCCTAACTTTCCGCAACTCGTCAACCTGCACCGGTGGCCGACGCCGGACGCTCTGATTTCGTCGATCGGAAGATAATCCGGCGTCGGCCACCGGAGCAAGTCGCGTTTGATGGCTGAACACCTCCGTCAATTCGAACAATTACCGGGGATGTCCGATTTGTTGTTGAAACTCTTGATGGTCTCTCGGGTAAAACGTAGGTGGTTGTGTCTGAGCTTGCAAGAAGATTCCCCCATCCCAGCTTCGCCGTAGGCGAAGCTGGGATGGGGGAAAGACGTTAGGCAGGCGGTACCTCCGGTCGCCCCAGGGCCGCGACAAGCAAGGGAAGTGATGTGTGACCGGTGATCCGGCGAAACCCTTTCTCGGCCTCCAGCAACGCATACGAAAGCCACCGACTTGCTTGATCGGTTTCGGCGCGAAAACGCGTCACACGCCCCAGTCTGCGACGCGTGTTTAAGAATGAGTTCTCAATCGCGTTAGTGCTCAAAAGTGAACGGTGAAGCGTGTTGGGGACGTTCAAGCGATGCAAAGCCAGCAGGTCATCACCGGCTTCGTGCAGACTCCGATACGCCTCGGCGTTTATCGGTTCCAAGAACGTTTTGAGCTCGCCGAAGATTTCCTCGGCAGCTTCGATTCCCTGAACGCGGCGAAGGCGAGTGAATAGACGCGATAGTTCGCCCCAATGACGCTTGGAAAGTTTTCCTTTGATATTACGTTCTTTGTGAACCAAACAACGCTGGATGACAGCGTCAGAAAAGAACTCAACCACCGCACCGCGAAGAGCATCGCTGCCATCGAGAACCACGTACAAGCGGTGGTCGCATGTGAAGCCGCGATTGA comes from the Roseimaritima multifibrata genome and includes:
- a CDS encoding lipoate--protein ligase family protein, which encodes MPQLLERSLDSPASNLALDEALLLAAEADEIPPVLRLWQFASPTVVVGRGSKATEEVQLEHCRSQQIPILRRCSGGATVMGGPGCLMYSLVIDLRPNPHLRQLNHLHSHVMQRVLAGVQKSVDSDQKEALQFQGICDLTYQNRKFSGNSLRITRHHVLYHGTILLASDLGLIAECLATAPRQPTYRQERSHRDFITNVPANANSLRTHLAKEFEAQEPLCKDHEPLPSTLEERIRKLTEERYGQESWTLRH
- a CDS encoding rhodanese-like domain-containing protein produces the protein MTNESELPIEIDVQEVQRLRDAGEAFLLLDVREQDEYATARIEGAVLLPLSELQERAKELQERQAERVIVHCHHGGRSLRVVSVLRQSGFKQAQNMTGGIEQWSQEIDSTVPRY
- a CDS encoding ribonuclease H1 domain-containing protein produces the protein MAQKKPKFYVVWQGRSPGVYATWDACQNQISGFSGAKYKSFPSRSAAETAFKQAADQHWGKGGSSRSKKSTPVVDSDDLEGMGVDMTAWAVDAACKGNPGELEYQGVDLASGINLFHKGPYEEGTVNIGEFLAIVHALALLDHAGHSHTAIYSDSRIGISWVKQKKCKTKLPRSPINAGLFRLVDRAEKWLESHKFQNRILKWETKHWGEIPADFGRK
- a CDS encoding tyrosine-type recombinase/integrase, whose translation is MAGLEVRNGRYNLILRFGGKRFVRSLKTSDEDEATSKRLRVEENIKLVESGRLTIPDNSDVVTFLLSDGKLDRKPVVKGSLTIPQLFKEFWEALPVDSLEGSTMDMMKIHQRHVESVLGRRLIAQDLTHDDLQKYVTKRAAVKTYKGTTISGGTIKKEIVTFNSVWRWGVNTGKLHGEFPKSNLRYPKSKELPVFQTWQEIERQVAAGASAGIWDALYLSLDEITHLLDHVKEIANLPFLYPMFTFAAYTGARRSELLRSQLSDINLQGGVITIREKKRVKGKTSTRRVPLATPLKAVLTNWLSEHPGSPFTFCHPDPILGSHRKTRDDENQLTRDQASHHFKQVLQNSPWSVIKGWHCLRHSFISNCASKGIDQRMIDEWVGHSTEAMRRRYRHLFPASQSQAMKSLFA
- a CDS encoding IS4 family transposase → MSSLNNARFRRQISFLRRQFLQDGESAFANILADSCIAEALRANDVQWRDRIFSPMVTLWVFLIQVLSADHSCRAAVARLVAHRVSQGKPSCSAETGAYCQARKRIPEKFFADVVRKTGHATVEAADTAWRWKERRVLMFDGTTVTMPDTAENQSDYPQNSAQKPGLGFPIARIAALLSLSCGAVLDLRICKYAGKGQSELGMLRQLMGVFSKGDVLLADRLMCSWREIAMLKARSVDSVTRLSAKRTADFRCGRRIGKDDHIVRWPKPVLRATDPETDCSLPDFLEIRETRVRVEQAGFCTVCIIIVTTLLDSDEITKDGTTNWI
- a CDS encoding patatin-like phospholipase family protein, with translation MNLNGQPEQQTTKPLRVLSLDGGGMRGIYSAAYLSRLNDRFAQVHKTSKLIDLGKRFDLIVGTSTGALIGCGLAKGVPLSEIVALYRNNGSNIFRRSIPKTMFGVPLDILKRGKALAVGEKSLREALQLCLGNTTLAEIYRDRNIAMAIPAVEMGRHGSWVFKTAHLNGSNHRDDDYSLVDVCMATSAAPLYRSLARIPVPDSGQTRAYNYFADGGLWANNPVLVGLIDSLGMASEGQEIQIYSLGTCSRPTGENLRPSDVNRGLVGWRFGADAAALSIDAQEMAYDYMARMLTKHVKNTCTIVRFPFDDVPAHMMDYLGLDDTREESMDELVRQAHSDADFTNSKCAKPEDTDGRLIASLFKPEE